ttagttttattatatatgtatgatttttttaaaaaattataaataatattatataaataatgacaaatgaaaaaaggcacgaataaataaataaataaaaaaaaaaaaaaaaaaaaaaaattatacatatatatatatatataattatatttcatttactATATggacatataatatacatatatttcacagttttatttatttttttttttattgtaagCTATCCAAATGAGTAAGTGCCTTATCAAATACTGAATGTAAATAGTCTGAATCATTTTGGCTAGCTCCccttaaattattatgactATTTGTTGTATGTCCACATAGTGCTTCTGTTAATTTAGTGATACTAGTACGTAATTCATCATTGTCTAAtgcatttttaaaaagtgtAGAGAAAGGAGTATTAATATCTTCTCCATTTGTAGAAGCATTCAAAAGatctttaataattttttttattgattGACATTCTTGTTCATTTAATTCTGTTGCAACATTTTGATttgttaaattattattactactgaCACCTAAAGTATTATTTTCACTACCTTGTGTTAAAGTAGAAATATTTGGTTGACCTAATGAACTGTTTGTTGCTTCATCAAgggaattattatataaatttaa
This region of Plasmodium sp. gorilla clade G2 genome assembly, chromosome: 13 genomic DNA includes:
- a CDS encoding MSP7-like protein encodes the protein MKGTRHITVFIFCAFLLLLDYATTSQSVNYDNEKKQINNLKERLENVSNDIPEDLKNHLKDTLNLYNNSLDEATNSSLGQPNISTLTQGSENNTLGVSSNNNLTNQNVATELNEQECQSIKKIIKDLLNASTNGEDINTPFSTLFKNALDNDELRTSITKLTEALCGHTTNSHNNLRGASQNDSDYLHSVFDKALTHLDSLQ